One Terriglobia bacterium DNA segment encodes these proteins:
- a CDS encoding Crp/Fnr family transcriptional regulator yields MLSPYGLEIIESCLTCKLREDRLFCNLSPVAVKDLEAIKYSTAYPKGAVLFVEGQAPRGVFILCKGRTKLSICSSDGKTLILKIAEPGEVLGLSATVSGKPYELTAETLDPCQVNFVKREDFLRYLRDHNEVTLRVAEQLSEKYNTACHEIRSLGLSHSAAEKLAKLLLEWSEKNGDAKQPGRMKLALTHEEIAQMIGTSRETVTRLFADFKKRQIIQLKGSTLVIRNRQALETLINP; encoded by the coding sequence GTGCTGTCACCATACGGTCTCGAGATCATCGAGAGCTGCCTGACCTGCAAGCTGCGGGAAGATCGGCTGTTCTGTAATCTGTCGCCGGTGGCGGTCAAGGACCTGGAAGCCATCAAGTATTCCACCGCGTACCCCAAGGGCGCGGTTCTTTTTGTCGAAGGGCAGGCGCCGCGCGGGGTGTTCATCCTGTGCAAGGGCCGGACCAAGCTCTCCATCTGCTCCAGCGACGGCAAGACGCTGATCCTGAAGATCGCCGAGCCCGGCGAAGTGCTGGGGCTCAGCGCTACGGTTTCCGGCAAGCCCTATGAGCTCACCGCCGAGACCCTCGATCCCTGCCAGGTGAACTTCGTCAAGCGGGAGGATTTCCTGCGCTATTTGCGCGACCACAACGAAGTCACGCTGCGCGTCGCCGAACAGCTCAGCGAAAAATACAACACCGCCTGCCACGAGATCCGCTCCCTGGGCCTCTCCCACTCGGCCGCCGAGAAGCTGGCCAAGCTGCTGCTGGAATGGTCGGAGAAGAACGGCGACGCCAAGCAGCCGGGACGGATGAAGCTGGCCCTCACCCACGAGGAGATCGCGCAAATGATCGGCACTTCGCGCGAGACCGTCACCCGCCTGTTCGCCGATTTCAAGAAGCGCCAGATCATCCAGCTGAAGGGCTCGACGCTGGTCATCCGCAACCGGCAGGCCCTGGAAACCCTCATCAATCCCTGA
- a CDS encoding Crp/Fnr family transcriptional regulator: MNHGGDIPVSFFTCDVAPQRLFTHMGADAARDFSAIQNVQEVPKGALLFSEGQAPTAIILLQTGGARLSVCSSRGEKLTLRMAKAGELLGLSANVSGKPHEVTAETTVPSQIVFIKRKDFVRFLKDHSDACLQVVQMLSNDVHAAYDRVRAIGMARARHVRN, encoded by the coding sequence ATGAACCACGGGGGCGACATCCCGGTCAGTTTCTTTACCTGCGACGTAGCGCCGCAGCGGCTGTTCACGCATATGGGCGCGGATGCGGCGCGGGATTTCTCCGCCATCCAGAACGTGCAGGAGGTGCCCAAGGGCGCCCTCCTGTTCAGCGAAGGACAGGCACCGACCGCCATCATCTTGTTGCAGACGGGCGGGGCGCGGCTCTCCGTGTGCTCCAGCCGCGGGGAGAAGCTCACCCTGCGCATGGCCAAGGCGGGCGAGTTGCTGGGCCTGAGCGCCAATGTCTCGGGCAAACCCCACGAGGTCACCGCGGAAACCACCGTCCCCTCGCAGATCGTCTTCATCAAGCGCAAGGATTTCGTGCGCTTCCTGAAAGACCATTCCGACGCCTGCCTGCAGGTGGTGCAGATGCTGAGCAACGATGTGCACGCCGCCTACGACCGGGTGC